The Candidatus Binatota bacterium genome segment GCGGGTTCCTGAGCGCTACCAAGAAGCAGACAGCGCGGGCCAAGGTCGAGGTTCGCCTGGTCGACCCGAGAACGGCCCACTCTTTTTTCTCGGCCTCGGGTACGGGTGAGGCCAGCAGCGAGTCGGGCGAGGTGGCGGGCTACGGAAGCCAGGCCGACTACGACGCCACGCTCAACGACCGGGCCATCGGCGCTGCCATAACCGACCTGATGAGTTCGCTGGTGAGCGAGCTCGAGGCGCGCCCCTGGCGGACCGACGTTCTCAAGTTGCAGGGCGACTCGGTAGTGATCAGTGGCGGCCGCAGCCAGGGTCTGCGCAAGGGCGACGTGCTGGCTGTTTTTCGACGGGGCGAGCAGGTTGAGAGCAGCCAGACGGGTTTCAAGCTGCGCCTGCCCCCGAGCGAGCTGGCCCGGGTCGAGGTACTTTCTTTTTTTGGTGACGACGAGTGGCACGAGGGCTCGATGACCAGGGTAGTGCCGGGCTCGCTCAAGGGCTCGCTCAAGAATACGGCCCGGGCCGACCTGTTCGTGGCCGAGACTGGAGAGGACGAGCTATGAAAGGTGTTCTAGCAACGATCTGCCTGGCGCTTGTATGCACGGGCTGCAGCTACCCGGCCGGGCAGGTGGTCGTGACCGACGAACGACCGCGCATTACTTTTACCAACGTGCCCGAGGGCGCCGAGATTTACGTGGACGGGCTGGCCATGGGCTCGGCCGTTCAGTTGGAGAAAGAAAACCAGGCCCTGGGCCTGGAAGCCGGCACCCACCGCGTCCAGTTGCGCGGCCCGGATGGTGAAGTGTTGTTTACCGAAAAAGTATTCCTGGGCAGCGGCACGCTCAAAGTATTTGCCCTGCCCGCTGCCGAATGAAGGCGCCCACACACGCATGGGTGCTGCCGGGAGCCTGGCTGCCGCTGCTGCTGGCACTGTCGTTGCTGGGCGCTTGTGCCCCGCAGACCATGTACCACTGGGGCAAGTACGAGAGGTCTCTGTACAGTTATTACAAACATCCCGATGAGATCG includes the following:
- a CDS encoding curli production assembly protein CsgG; the encoded protein is MRYRTIPELPLIEGTAAALIAAAALALAVSASGCATVQKGPETIQAPVSREVQREAQEEASTAEQRVLKRKIAISRFTNETRYGKTLLGSASVDPLGKQVSDMLSVRLVQSARFMVFERQGLADLEKEQKISGAADLVGVDAVILGSITEFGRTTTGTRGFLSATKKQTARAKVEVRLVDPRTAHSFFSASGTGEASSESGEVAGYGSQADYDATLNDRAIGAAITDLMSSLVSELEARPWRTDVLKLQGDSVVISGGRSQGLRKGDVLAVFRRGEQVESSQTGFKLRLPPSELARVEVLSFFGDDEWHEGSMTRVVPGSLKGSLKNTARADLFVAETGEDEL